One window of Papaver somniferum cultivar HN1 chromosome 9, ASM357369v1, whole genome shotgun sequence genomic DNA carries:
- the LOC113309748 gene encoding protein argonaute MEL1-like — protein MSNRGGRGGMGNMRGGGRVGGGGGGDGGRRTGSGGRGGGVGIGTGGRGGGVWGGRGRGAPTTPVSSPSPSSSSISSSIPEVGASSRSSTSSLPEVGSSSRSSTSVDLLTQDVQKTLTIQESVSTVTATPPASSKAVKYPARPGFGTIGAKCVVKANHFLVKLADKDLHHYDVSITPEVTSRGVNRAVISQLVGLYRASHLGNLQPVYDGRKSLYTAGPLPFQGMEFIVDLADKEQTKGGSKKTDKDEKGAIYKRERKFKVAIKLASRPDLHHLHQFLAGRQRDSPQETIQVLDVVMRETPSRNHVVVGRSFFSPELGGKTDIGDGLECWKGYYQSIRPTQMGLSLNLDVSATSFYQSINVAQYVIKLLNIRDTQRPLSDIDRLKIKRTLRGVRVELTHRKANRQKIYGITSQPTNQLTFPVEDGTNESVVRYFKQKYGIQLKYAHWPCLQAGSDAKPVYLPMEVCAIVEGQKYPKKLNERQVTGLLRAACQRPKERETNIIEIVQKNRYTEDEYAKEFGIHVEGRLTSINDARVLPPPTLKYHDDGREVRIQPRVGQWNMINARMVNGGKVDRWACLNLSQRTSTENAKYFFDQLVKMCQSKGVDIDPARPLLPMRSGRSGHGQIERALVDLHKEATSKLETMAGQGNQLQLLLIILPDQTGSYGTIKRVCETELGIVSQCCQPKHAFKVSPQYLENVSMKINVKVGGRNNVLDAVIRKQLPLVSDCPTIIFGADVTHPSPGEDSSPSIAAVVASMDWPEVSKYRCLVSAQPHRQELISDLYKQQEVDNKLVHGGMIREHLIAFRRSTGRKPHRIIFYRDGVSEGQFAQVLLHEIDAIHKACASLEEGYLPPITFIVVQKRHHTRLFPANHMDRNMTDKSGNILPGTVVDSMICHPTEFDFYLCSHAGIQGTSRPTHYHVLYDENKFTANSLQVLTNNLCYTYARCTRSVSVVPPAYYAHLGAFRARYYIEGDASEGSDSASNRGGGGANTRAATAGVRPLPKIKDCVKELMFYV, from the exons ATGTCGAATCGAGGCGGTAGAGGAGGTATGGGTAATATGAGAGGCGGTGGtcgtgttggtggtggtggtggtggcgatggAGGTCGTAGAACTGGTAGtggtggtcgtggtggtggtgttggtattGGAACTGGAGGTCGCGGTGGTGGTGTTTGGGgtggaagaggaagaggagcacCAACAACGCCAGTATCTtcaccttcaccttcttcttcttctatttcttcttcaattccaGAAGTTGGTGCATCTTCTAGGTCATCAACTTCTTCACTTCCAGAAGTTGGTTCATCTTCTAGGTCATCAACTAGTGTAGATTTACTTACTCAAGATGTTCAGAAAACTCTTACTATTCAAGAATCAGTTTCTACTGTAACTGCTACTCCACCGGCTTCATCAAAAGCAGTAAAGTATCCTGCTCGTCCAGGTTTTGGAACGATCGGTGCGAAATGTGTTGTCAAAGCGAATCACTTCCTTGTCAAACTTGCTGATAAGGATCTTCACCACTACGAT GTTTCTATTACCCCTGAGGTTACATCCAGAGGTGTGAATCGAGCTGTTATAAGCCAACTAGTTGGTTTATACCGAGCGTCGCATTTGGGTAATTTGCAGCCGGTTTATGATGGCCGGAAAAGTCTATACACTGCTGGTCCCTTGCCATTTCAAGGAATGGAGTTTATTGTGGATTTGGCTGACAAAGAGCAAACAAAAGGTGGTTCTAAGAAAACCGACAAGGACGAAAAGGGAGCTATTTATAA AAGAGAAAGAAAGTTTAAAGTTGCAATCAAACTTGCGTCTCGACCTGACTTGCACCACTTGCACCAATTTCTAGCTGGTAGGCAAAGAGATTCACCACAAGAAACAATCCAAGTTCTTGATGTGGTCATGAGAGAAACACCATCTAGAAA TCATGTTGTGGTCGGAAGGTCATTCTTTTCACCTGAATTGGGAGGCAAAACGGACATCGGTGATGGTCTAGAGTGCTGGAAAGGATACTACCAGAGCATCCGTCCCACTCAAATGGGGTTATCTCTTAATTTAG ATGTCTCCGCCACCTCGTTCTATCAATCAATTAATGTTGCTCAGTATGTGATCAAACTTTTGAACATACGAGATACTCAAAGACCATTATCTGATATAGACCGCCTTAAG ATAAAAAGGACCTTGAGAGGTGTTCGAGTTGAGCTGACTCATAGGAAAGCCAACCGCCAAAAAATCTATGGCATAACATCTCAACCTACAAACCAGCTAAC GTTCCCTGTTGAAGATGGAACAAATGAGTCTGTGGTTCGGTACTTCAAACAAAAGTACGGCATTCAGTTAAAGTATGCTCATTGGCCATGCCTGCAAGCTGGGAGTGATGCAAAACCCGTATACTTGCCTATGGAG GTATGTGCAATAGTGGAAGGGCAGAAGTACCCTAAAAAGTTAAATGAGAGGCAAGTAACTGGCCTCTTAAGAGCGGCTTGCCAGCGACCTAAAGAAAGAGAAACTAACATCATAGAG ATCGTACAAAAGAACCGCTACACGGAAGATGAGTACGCCAAGGAATTTGGTATTCACGTTGAAGGGAGGTTGACATCAATAAATGATGCTCGAGTTTTGCCACCTCCTACG CTGAAGTACCATGACGATGGTCGGGAAGTGAGAATTCAGCCTCGTGTGGGGCAGTGGAACATGATAAACGCG CGAATGGTAAATGGTGGTAAGGTTGATCGTTGGGCCTGCCTGAACCTTTCCCAAAGAACAAGTACTGAGAATGCTAAGTATTTCTTTGACCAGCTGGTTAAAATGTGTCAGAGCAAAGGAGTG GACATTGATCCAGCACGACCTTTACTTCCAATGAGGTCTGGCCGGTCTGGTCACGGTCAAATAGAGCGCGCACTTGTGGATCTTCACAAGGAGGCAACTTCTAAACTTGAAACCATGGCTGGTCAGGGAAACCAGCTTCAGCTTTTGCTGATCATATTACCTGATCAAACTGGATCCTATG GGACAATAAAACGGGTTTGTGAAACTGAACTAGGAATTGTTTCTCAATGTTGTCAACCTAAACATGCTTTCAAAGTTAGTCCGCAGTACCTAGAAAACGTCTCTATGAAGATTAATGTGAAG GTTGGTGGTAGGAACAATGTTCTTGATGCTGTGATTAGGAAACAACTTCCTTTGGTTTCTGATTGTCCTACAATTATCTTTGGTGCCGATGTAACTCACCCATCACCTGGGGAAGATTCCAGTCCTTCCATTGCAGCG GTGGTCGCATCCATGGACTGGCCAGAAGTGTCAAAGTATCGTTGCTTGGTTTCAGCACAACCACATCGTCAAGAATTGATTAGTGATCTTTACAAGCAGCAGGAGGTTGACAATAAGCTTGTTCATGGAGGAATGATCCG TGAGCACTTGATAGCTTTTCGGAGATCAACCGGGCGGAAGCCGCATAGGATAATCTTTTACAG AGATGGAGTAAGTGAGGGGCAATTTGCACAAGTTTTGCTCCATGAAATAGACGCAATTCACAAGGCTTGTGCTTCACTTGAGGAAGGATATCTACCACCTATCACCTTCATTGTTGTACAAAAGAGACACCATACTCGTCTCTTCCCTGCTAATCACATGGATCGTAACATGACTGATAAGAGTGGCAACATCTTACCTG GCACTGTTGTAGATTCTATGATTTGCCACCCCACCGAGTTCGACTTCTATCTATGTAGTCATGCAGGAATCCAG GGGACCAGTAGACCCACTCACTATCATGTGCTGTACGATGAGAACAAGTTCACTGCTAATTCATTGCAAGTGCTTACTAACAACCTTTGTTACAC ATATGCCAGGTGCACTCGGTCTGTATCCGTAG TCCCCCCTGCGTATTATGCGCATTTGGGTGCTTTCCGTGCGAGGTATTACATTGAGGGTGATGCTTCTGAGGGTAGTGATTCTGCCAGCAATCGAGGTGGTGGAGGCGCGAATACAAGGGCCGCAACTGCAGGGGTTCGCCCTTTACCAAAGATAAAAGACTGTGTGAAGGAGCTCATGTTTTATGTCTGA